Proteins from a genomic interval of Phocoena phocoena chromosome 20, mPhoPho1.1, whole genome shotgun sequence:
- the HSDL1 gene encoding inactive hydroxysteroid dehydrogenase-like protein 1 isoform X1, giving the protein MAAVDSFYLLYREIARSCNCYMEALALVGAWYTARKSITVVCDFYSLIRLHFIPRLVSRADLIKQYGRWAVVSGATDGIGRAYAEELASRGLNIVLISRNQEKLQTVAKDIADAYNVETDVIVADFSNGREIYGLIREALKDRDVGILVNNVGVFYPYPQYFTQVSEDTLWDIVNVNVAAASLMVHIVLPGMVERKKGAIVTISSGSCCKPTPQLAAFSASKAYLDHFSRALQYEYASKGIFVQSLIPFYVATNASAPGSFLHKCPWLVPSPQVYAHHAVSTLGISKRTTGYWSHSIQFLFAQYMPEWLWVWGANILNRSLRKEALSCQA; this is encoded by the exons ATGGCTGCCGTCGACAGCTTCTACCTCTTGTACAGGGAAATCGCCAGGTCCTGCAACTGCTACATGGAAGCCCTCGCCTTGGTTGGAGCCTGGTACACGGCCAGAAAAAGCATCACCGTCGTCTGTGACTTCTACAGCCTCATCAGGCTGCATTTCATCCCGCGCCTGGTGAGCAGAGCAGACCTGATCAAGCAGTATGGAAGATGGGCAGTCGTGAGTG GCGCAACAGATGGGATTGGAAGGGCCTACGCAGAGGAGCTGGCCAGCCGCGGGCTCAACATCGTCCTGATCAGTCGGAACCAAGAGAAGCTGCAGACGGTCGCTAAAGACATAGCTGACGCCTACAACGTGGAGACTGACGTCATTGTCGCGGACTTCAGCAACGGCCGCGAGATCTACGGCCTGATTCGGGAAGCCCTGAAGGACAGAGACGTTGGCATCCTGGTGAACAACGTGGGCGTGTTCTACCCCTACCCGCAGTACTTCACGCAGGTCTCGGAGGACACGCTCTGGGACATCGTCAACGTGAACGTTGCCGCCGCCAGTCTGATGGTGCACATCGTGTTACCCGGGATggtggagaggaagaaaggggccATCGTCACCATCTCCTCCGGCTCCTGCTGCAAGCCAACCCCCCAGCTGGCGGCGTTTTCCGCGTCTAAG GCTTACTTAGACCACTTCAGCAGAGCATTGCAGTATGAATACGCTTCCAAAGGAATTTTCGTACAGAGTCTAATCCCGTTCTACGTAGCTACCAACGCGTCCGCCCCTGGCAGCTTTCTGCACAAGTGCCCGTGGTTGGTGCCTTCGCCACAAGTGTACGCACATCATGCTGTTTCTACCCTTGGCATTTCGAAAAGGACCACGGGATACTGGTCCCATTCCATCCAG tttctttttgcaCAGTATATGCCTGAATGGCTCTGGGTGTGGGGAGCAAATATTCTCAATCGTTCCCTGCGTAAGGAGGCCTTATCCTGCCAGGCGTGA
- the HSDL1 gene encoding inactive hydroxysteroid dehydrogenase-like protein 1 isoform X2, whose product MAAVDSFYLLYREIARSCNCYMEALALVGAWYTARKSITVVCDFYSLIRLHFIPRLVSRADLIKQYGRWAVVSGATDGIGRAYAEELASRGLNIVLISRNQEKLQTYFTQVSEDTLWDIVNVNVAAASLMVHIVLPGMVERKKGAIVTISSGSCCKPTPQLAAFSASKAYLDHFSRALQYEYASKGIFVQSLIPFYVATNASAPGSFLHKCPWLVPSPQVYAHHAVSTLGISKRTTGYWSHSIQFLFAQYMPEWLWVWGANILNRSLRKEALSCQA is encoded by the exons ATGGCTGCCGTCGACAGCTTCTACCTCTTGTACAGGGAAATCGCCAGGTCCTGCAACTGCTACATGGAAGCCCTCGCCTTGGTTGGAGCCTGGTACACGGCCAGAAAAAGCATCACCGTCGTCTGTGACTTCTACAGCCTCATCAGGCTGCATTTCATCCCGCGCCTGGTGAGCAGAGCAGACCTGATCAAGCAGTATGGAAGATGGGCAGTCGTGAGTG GCGCAACAGATGGGATTGGAAGGGCCTACGCAGAGGAGCTGGCCAGCCGCGGGCTCAACATCGTCCTGATCAGTCGGAACCAAGAGAAGCTGCAGACG TACTTCACGCAGGTCTCGGAGGACACGCTCTGGGACATCGTCAACGTGAACGTTGCCGCCGCCAGTCTGATGGTGCACATCGTGTTACCCGGGATggtggagaggaagaaaggggccATCGTCACCATCTCCTCCGGCTCCTGCTGCAAGCCAACCCCCCAGCTGGCGGCGTTTTCCGCGTCTAAG GCTTACTTAGACCACTTCAGCAGAGCATTGCAGTATGAATACGCTTCCAAAGGAATTTTCGTACAGAGTCTAATCCCGTTCTACGTAGCTACCAACGCGTCCGCCCCTGGCAGCTTTCTGCACAAGTGCCCGTGGTTGGTGCCTTCGCCACAAGTGTACGCACATCATGCTGTTTCTACCCTTGGCATTTCGAAAAGGACCACGGGATACTGGTCCCATTCCATCCAG tttctttttgcaCAGTATATGCCTGAATGGCTCTGGGTGTGGGGAGCAAATATTCTCAATCGTTCCCTGCGTAAGGAGGCCTTATCCTGCCAGGCGTGA